One Elusimicrobiota bacterium genomic window, AGGTCCCGCTCAACGTTCGATATCTTGGAAAAGTTAGCGGAACTGGTTGCGTCCAGGGCGTTAACGCCCTTTTCTAGCCCACTGACTTCGATAGGGGCGTGGGTTCTGCTGACGAAGACCTGTTTATCCCCCTTTTCAATCACGGCGCTATTTAACTCCATCACGGCCGCTTTGACCATAAACGTCGCACGGGCAAGGCTGGCTGGACCAGACATATCAAGCGAATCAGACATTGCGCTGTCCAGCTGGACCTTTGCCCCTTGGAATTGGAACTTTCCCAATGGGCCTTCGGGGGTTGGGGTTGTTCCTTTGAACACCATGTCCCCGCCCATAATCATCCCAAACCCCTCGATGTTCACTGGGGCTTGGATCTTTAGGGTTGTTTCTTTGGTCAAAAGGGTGAAGTCTAACCCCACGGGACTCACTTTCCCGGCAACTTCTGCGTATTTAATTGGCAAATTCGCGCCGTCGGCCCTGGTGATGCCTCCGAGGTTTGGCCCGTAGGCGGTTCCTTCAACCAATCGAAGGGCTTTCCCATCCCCTTTAAACGTCGAGCCTGGTTCCCAGGCCTGGCCTAGGGCTTGGGTTTTTCCGTTTTGGGTTTGCAATAGCCCTGGGGCGATTTCTTTGAGGTTTTTAAATGATCCCATCAAATCCTGGGCTTGGGGCGTTACGGGGACTTCCTGCTTTTGGTTGGACCCGAAAATCTTATGGGAGAGACTTACGATCCCATCCCCGATCTTCTTAAACGCTGTGGTGATGGCGGCCCCGATCCCTTTAAACACTTGGCCCACATTTTGGAGGAATGTGGGTTTTGCGGCTGGGGTAAAAGTATCCAGTTTTACGACGGGCTGGTTCGTACGCTCCGCCACTTTGGCCTGGGGCACATACTGAAAACGAATTGGAGGCTGATAAGACAGATTTAGCTTTGGTAAGGAAAGCTGGCTGTAGGAATTAAAATGGACCGGGGGAGCAGTAAAACTTTGGATGCGCGCGCTCATCCTCTGCATTTGGAGATCTAAAGATTGGGCGGAATAGCCCCCTTGGGAACCATAGTTGTTCCCGTAGTTGTTATTGTTGAATTGATAGTCGTCGTTGCTCCGTGCAAAAACGGGGGCGGCCTCTAAACCGATGAGAGCGAAACAGAGGGCCACAGAAAGGAATTTAGTTAATGGAAAATGGGACGGGGTAGTAATGAAAAATCGGCGCATACGGGCCTCGCGGGGAGATCTATTTAACGACGAGGCCATTCTAGCAATCCCTTCTCCAAAGTCAAAAACCAATTTACGAAATAAAAAATACTGCTTTTTTATTTCTTATTTAGGTTTTCTACTTAAAATCGAGAATAAGTGGGAATTCCAAGAAAAAAGTTGTTCCCCCTTCCTTGGTGCTTGCCACCCAAACTTTCCCATTATTGGCTTTCATGGCTTGATCAACATTAAAAAGGCCGAGACCAGCGATACCTACTTTCTCGCTCCCGCCTCCTTGCGTCCCTCGCTCAAAGATTCTTGCTAGTTGATTCGGATCTATCGGTTCCCCCCCCGAATTATTAATCGAAACAACAATTGATTCCACCTTCGGGATGACCCCTATCTGAATACTCCCCCCGGCCGGTGTGTGTCGGAGAGCATTGTCCATCAAGTTCCCGAAAATGCGAAAGATCAATATCTCTGCATCACATTTAATTTTATGCCCTAAATCCGGGAGATCTATTCTGAAATTTATTTTGTGATGAAGACATAAAAGCTCATATTTAAGACTTAATTCTTCAAGAAGTTCGCGCACGTCTCGGAGGCTAAGATGGAGCACATCGGATTGGGGATTTATGAGCGTCTCTAACTTTCGGCGAATAAACCCAGAATCTTGTTTGATCGCTAAAAGGGCCTGCTTTTGCTCATTACTGACGGGCCCCAGTTTGGATCCCGTTAAATCATCAATCAATCGAAAACTCCCCTTATCAAAAGGGTGGCGCAGGTCATGGGCCCACTCCGCGCTTCGCTTTTGTTGGGTGACCGCCGTCATCATGACCATCAAAGTTTCCTGTCCAGCTGAAAAAAGAAGTGTAAGGGCGTCTATATCTTCCGCATTAATTAATTCCTCTGGACCAGGCCCGATTTCATCCTTCAGTAGTGACCGAATCACAGCGGTATGGAGAACAAGCTTCTGTCTCTTAGACAAACCAATATGCTCGTGATACTTTTTTAGCAATTGCATGCCTTCTGATCGCAAATTCAAACAATTCAAATCAAAATCGCCTAGAAACTCTTTTTCATTGACCAAACCATTTAACGCTTCGACAATTTCATGGTCAGACACCTTATATGGGCCTTTTTGAAGATCCAATCGGCTTGTGAGCTGATCAATGATTTTGATTTTATTTTTATCTTTCGTGATCGGAAGGTCGAGAAGATCTCTGATTGAATTAAAAAGAATTTCATGCGTTTTGAAAAAGGGGATCCCTTTTTTAAGTTTTCTTCCCAGAGTAATAAACCCAATAATTTTTTCGCCGTCCGAAAAGGGGACACAAAGGTGGGCCCCTAAAACTTCCATCATCCCATCGATTTGACGAGCTCGTTCAATGGGAAGTTCATGAATTAGACTGTCTCGGAATACGATCCCTCGCCTTTCTTTCATGAGTTCCAACAGATCCCACTTTTCCCCCCGCATAGACCGAATGGCTGTTTCACGGTCCATTCCAGACCAGGCCTGGGGCAAATAGGCATCAAGTTCCTCATCCAACATGTAGCCTACGACACCCTCTGTCTCAATCAATCGATTCACCGAGTCCACCATGTTGATGTACCAATGCCTTGGAGAAATGGAGCCAAGGATCACCCTCTCAAAGTAACCCACGTTTTTTAAACTCTCGTATTTCCCTTGAAACCAGGCCAGCTTATCGACAATATGGGTAAAAGAACCTTTCCATTTACTCATGAGCGTTGGCGCAATTCCGAGGGCAACCAAGATCAAAATAGAAGCCACCACCAGGGAGTTTGACCACCAGACGATGAAAAGCATGGGAGTGGCCAGAGTGGCGATGAATAAACCGTAGATGAAGGTATAGCGGAATACAAGATTAACGTCCATTAAACGGTAACGGAAAATTGCATAGGACCAAAACCCTATTAAAGAAAGAGTCCCTAACGGTCCGTATTTATTGAATTCAACGATTTTGAACATGGGAAGGGCAATATTGACCAACATGCCGAAGCCCGCGCTTAATGAGGCGCCCATCAAAACATAGAGTCCCTGGGTGCGGGTAAGCCCGGTGGTCTTTCGACATCTTTTTGCCAACAAATATATTCCATAGCCCATGAAACCCAAGTAATAAATCGAGTAGATGTTAAAAATGTATCCCCCACGCCAGGAAATCCCCCAATTTTCCCAGTGGGCGTCTGAAATCATTTGGGGTGAAAAAATATTGAAAAGGAAATATCCTGTTATCGTGAGATGGGTTAAAAAGACGGGGAGGGATACTTTGTAATCTTCGTTCTCGATCAACTTTACAAACCAACTGAAAAACGGGGGAAGGAGAATAGCGCCGAACATAATCCTCCTTGTCCAAAGGAGGGCTTGCTCATTGCTCTCCGCCCTGAGAGCGAAACCATGGCAAAGGGTCCAGAGGGCAACCGACATTCCAAGGGCAAAGAAAACAAAGTTGATCTGCTTCTTGTTCCCCTTAAAGAGAATAAAAAGAGGCAGGGCCAAATTAAAAGCGGTCCCAACAAAAACGACCGTGCTCAAACCCGTCATTGACATTTCAGAAGCCTGTTCGCGTTGTTACTTTGAACCAGGTGCGTGACCCTGTCGACGTCATCATTTTTTATAAGACAAAATCGATAAATCGCAGATCTTAATAGAGAGAGGGATTGTGTCTGTGTCCCATAGGGCCAATCCGAGCCAAAAATGACGCGCTCCGGCCCCAGTAAAGTGAGTGCTGATAAAATGGTATCCGGTCCTATTCCGCTGGTTTCAGCATAAACGTTTCTAAATCCAACGATGTTTTCTAAAAACTTATTGTTGGGGTTAAAATAGCTCCCAGCGTGGGCCACAACGAAAGTCGTGCTTGGATGGGCCTCCAAAATAGGCAAAAGTTTTTCCCCAACGGCCAATTTTCGAGAGTCATCGAATAGAATCGGTGTAATACCACCGTGAACGATAATGAAGAGATCTTTTTTGGCGGCTGTTTCATATAGGGTTCGAGCCTCAAGTGATGAGGGATCAACCCTTTGAATGTTCGGATGAAATTTTATCCCTCGAAATGGGAATCGATTGCAATAGTCTTCTATTTGGTTTTTTACATCGTCTGGAGAGGCCCCATCAAAGTTAACGGAGATCAAAGGAATTAATCGATCGGGATCCTCTTTAGAAGCCTCTACAACCTGTTGAGTCTGAACAAATGGGGCAATCGGTAAAACAAGACTTTTTCCAATACCGGCGGAATCCATGGAGGCAATCAGATTCTTCCCATTTGCCAAAGAAGCGGCGTTTTGGGCGGAGGAAATCAGTAATGATTTTGGGAGAATTCCTGACGATACAAGTCGGATGAGATGGGGATTATAGCTAGACCGCTCAAGAAGATGAGACTCAACATGCCCTTCGGTATCGGATACGATCTGTTCCCTGTAACACCCCCTACACACATCACCAATATGGGTGTGGAAATCAACAACGGAGACAGGGGCGGGATCCATTTTAAGCCCCTGGAATAATTCCTTCTTGTCTCCCCAGTTTTGCAAGTTCATCCACCACAAAATCCAGTTGTTGCGTGGTGTGTTTAACGGTGAGCATACAACGCAAAATGGCTTTCCCTGGAGCAGTGGCCGGATATCGAACAGCGGGAAGAAAGATACCGTTCTTAAAGAGATCAGCGGCAATCCGTTTGGCTTTGTGTTCAGAGCCGATCAAAATCGGAATGATATGGGATTGACTTCCTAAAATATCAAAACCTAAATCAAGAACTTTTGTCTTGAAATAATTAACAATTTTCCAAAATTGCTTATGCAGGTTCAATTCGGAGTCAAAGACGCTAAACGCCTCTTTGACCCCAGCCACCGTGGCGGGAGGGAGTGCGGAACTAAATATATACGTGTTGGCTTGAAGTCGCAAATAATCGCAAAGGCTTGATTGGGCGGAAATAAATCCACCAGCGGCCCCAAAGGCCTTGCTAAACGTTCCGAGGGTAACATCCACATTTTTGACACCCCAATGTTCCACTGATCCGCGGCCTGTTTTTCCCATGTGCCCAAGACCATGAGAATCATCTAAATAGATAAGGGCATTGTATTTATTGGCAAGGGCCGAAATGTCTTTTAGCGGGGCTAAGTCGCCTCTCATGCTAAATACGCCCTCTGTGATTATGATCTTTCGGCTTGTGTGTGTTGTGCGTAATTGATTTTCAAGCTGGTTCATATCCAAATGCCGATAGGTGCGCATTACAGCATGATTTTTAATTTCGGCTAACCGACACCCATGAATGATGCTTTTGTGGTTTTCATGGTCAGAGAATATTCCGACCACATTGCTCATGTTCACTTTTCGGTTCAGAAAACTGATGTTTGTCATGGCCTCTATGGCCCCGACATTGCCCATGTATCCAGTCATAAACAGGACAGTGTCCTCAACCCCAAGGAAACCAGAAATCACTAATTCAAGATCCTTTAAAAGTTGAAGATTTCCCGAAATTAATCTTGAGCCACCGCAACCTGTCCCGTATTTTTCTAACGCGGCTTTTGCGGCCGCAATGACCTTTGGGTGTACGCTCATCCCAAGCGAATTATTAGAACAAAGTTGGATGACTTCTTTACCGTCATAAACAACCTTATCTAGTGGGGGGCCATCGGCAACATGAAATTGAAAATCTGTCCCCTCCTCATCGAGATTGGCCATCCAACGGTTAAAGAAATCGAGTTTTCTACGGTCAACTTTAATTTTTCGGGTTCTTCGAGAGTGAAGAGTTTCTTCAAGGAACTGTTTCAGTTTTCCCGCCTGTTCCTCTGACGGCTCTAGGAACTTAACCCCGTAACGAAGTGGCCTCGGGGTGCTGTCGGGCGTTTCACTCCAAGCAACAACGCCGCGAAGCGGTTCTTCTCCGGCAAAAGTTTCGTTCAGCCGGGCAAAAACCCGTTGCCCTTCTCGGAGAAATCCATTCGTTTGCATGCGAAGCCCGCCAAGACTGATGTCCACTAGGTCCGCACTGAACACCTGGCTGGGGGCACTGGTGTCCTTTGAAAAACAGGACACCTCAATGTTTGAAGCGCATTGAACGCGCACGGCCATTCGGCGGTCGGTTGATCCTCGTGAAATCTTCATAGGCAAATTGAATGCATGAGATTTCTCCTAGAACTTGTAGGAAAAGTTTAACGAAAAAGAATTCGCAAAGGACTTGTAAGTGCCGCTGGCGTTCGAAAGAGGAGC contains:
- a CDS encoding GHKL domain-containing protein — translated: MTGLSTVVFVGTAFNLALPLFILFKGNKKQINFVFFALGMSVALWTLCHGFALRAESNEQALLWTRRIMFGAILLPPFFSWFVKLIENEDYKVSLPVFLTHLTITGYFLFNIFSPQMISDAHWENWGISWRGGYIFNIYSIYYLGFMGYGIYLLAKRCRKTTGLTRTQGLYVLMGASLSAGFGMLVNIALPMFKIVEFNKYGPLGTLSLIGFWSYAIFRYRLMDVNLVFRYTFIYGLFIATLATPMLFIVWWSNSLVVASILILVALGIAPTLMSKWKGSFTHIVDKLAWFQGKYESLKNVGYFERVILGSISPRHWYINMVDSVNRLIETEGVVGYMLDEELDAYLPQAWSGMDRETAIRSMRGEKWDLLELMKERRGIVFRDSLIHELPIERARQIDGMMEVLGAHLCVPFSDGEKIIGFITLGRKLKKGIPFFKTHEILFNSIRDLLDLPITKDKNKIKIIDQLTSRLDLQKGPYKVSDHEIVEALNGLVNEKEFLGDFDLNCLNLRSEGMQLLKKYHEHIGLSKRQKLVLHTAVIRSLLKDEIGPGPEELINAEDIDALTLLFSAGQETLMVMMTAVTQQKRSAEWAHDLRHPFDKGSFRLIDDLTGSKLGPVSNEQKQALLAIKQDSGFIRRKLETLINPQSDVLHLSLRDVRELLEELSLKYELLCLHHKINFRIDLPDLGHKIKCDAEILIFRIFGNLMDNALRHTPAGGSIQIGVIPKVESIVVSINNSGGEPIDPNQLARIFERGTQGGGSEKVGIAGLGLFNVDQAMKANNGKVWVASTKEGGTTFFLEFPLILDFK
- a CDS encoding amidohydrolase family protein, translated to MDPAPVSVVDFHTHIGDVCRGCYREQIVSDTEGHVESHLLERSSYNPHLIRLVSSGILPKSLLISSAQNAASLANGKNLIASMDSAGIGKSLVLPIAPFVQTQQVVEASKEDPDRLIPLISVNFDGASPDDVKNQIEDYCNRFPFRGIKFHPNIQRVDPSSLEARTLYETAAKKDLFIIVHGGITPILFDDSRKLAVGEKLLPILEAHPSTTFVVAHAGSYFNPNNKFLENIVGFRNVYAETSGIGPDTILSALTLLGPERVIFGSDWPYGTQTQSLSLLRSAIYRFCLIKNDDVDRVTHLVQSNNANRLLKCQ
- a CDS encoding aminotransferase class I/II-fold pyridoxal phosphate-dependent enzyme, whose amino-acid sequence is MKISRGSTDRRMAVRVQCASNIEVSCFSKDTSAPSQVFSADLVDISLGGLRMQTNGFLREGQRVFARLNETFAGEEPLRGVVAWSETPDSTPRPLRYGVKFLEPSEEQAGKLKQFLEETLHSRRTRKIKVDRRKLDFFNRWMANLDEEGTDFQFHVADGPPLDKVVYDGKEVIQLCSNNSLGMSVHPKVIAAAKAALEKYGTGCGGSRLISGNLQLLKDLELVISGFLGVEDTVLFMTGYMGNVGAIEAMTNISFLNRKVNMSNVVGIFSDHENHKSIIHGCRLAEIKNHAVMRTYRHLDMNQLENQLRTTHTSRKIIITEGVFSMRGDLAPLKDISALANKYNALIYLDDSHGLGHMGKTGRGSVEHWGVKNVDVTLGTFSKAFGAAGGFISAQSSLCDYLRLQANTYIFSSALPPATVAGVKEAFSVFDSELNLHKQFWKIVNYFKTKVLDLGFDILGSQSHIIPILIGSEHKAKRIAADLFKNGIFLPAVRYPATAPGKAILRCMLTVKHTTQQLDFVVDELAKLGRQEGIIPGA